One stretch of Natronobacterium gregoryi SP2 DNA includes these proteins:
- a CDS encoding MATE family efflux transporter — translation MGRRFPNPIRLAILWIGLALAKLGLIEAERARRTTDLAWPRVVTGLARMSKNAVDVAMVGIGVGSAAIAGVGFATPFWGLAFALGGGVAGGTIALVSQRYGAEAFDQLGQAIRSSALLVVGITLPITVTFWYVPTELISLLSSNPEAIEPGATYLQIVGLGVPFAGLNLIGSRTFVGMDDAWTPMVVRAGGAVVNIVLNAALIFGLGMGVSGAAIGTVLANVAVTATFAVGLVAGWLPGAGKFPVSVDPLGSYLHESTIRDLTAIGLPVLGTKLVWTAAEFPLLAIVDLFGQDTVSAYVIARRIWGLMNTPGWGFGLAASSLVGQELGTGDERRAERFGTEIVLFATAVYAVGAVIVFAFAEPIVLLFTDDPAELAVGTTVALVQVACFAILLKGVATGASGALKASGDTKWPFYSQLLGMFGLAIPFAYLGAAGLTLPSATVPVLEVTVPGVSIAPIGLLGLYLAFLAETLVPAVINYYRFWTGRWKEISRGYRPDAAPSDD, via the coding sequence GTGGGACGGCGTTTTCCAAACCCGATTCGGCTCGCCATCCTCTGGATCGGGCTCGCGCTCGCGAAACTCGGTCTGATCGAGGCCGAGCGTGCACGCCGAACCACCGATCTCGCCTGGCCACGAGTCGTCACGGGTCTGGCCCGGATGTCGAAGAACGCAGTCGACGTTGCGATGGTCGGCATCGGCGTCGGTTCCGCTGCCATCGCCGGCGTCGGCTTCGCCACCCCGTTCTGGGGGCTCGCTTTCGCTCTCGGTGGCGGCGTCGCGGGCGGGACGATAGCGCTCGTTTCGCAGCGATACGGTGCCGAGGCGTTCGATCAACTCGGCCAGGCCATTCGCTCGAGCGCATTGCTGGTCGTCGGAATAACGTTGCCGATCACTGTGACGTTCTGGTACGTCCCGACGGAACTGATCTCGTTACTCAGCTCCAATCCCGAAGCGATCGAACCGGGGGCGACGTATCTCCAGATCGTCGGACTCGGCGTTCCCTTTGCTGGACTCAATCTCATTGGAAGCCGGACGTTCGTCGGGATGGACGACGCCTGGACGCCGATGGTCGTTCGTGCTGGCGGTGCCGTCGTCAACATCGTCCTCAACGCCGCGTTGATCTTCGGACTCGGCATGGGCGTCTCCGGGGCGGCGATCGGGACGGTCCTCGCTAACGTCGCGGTGACGGCGACCTTCGCGGTCGGGCTGGTCGCAGGCTGGCTACCGGGTGCCGGGAAGTTCCCCGTCAGCGTCGATCCACTCGGGAGTTACCTCCACGAGTCGACGATCCGGGACCTGACGGCGATCGGGCTCCCGGTGCTCGGAACGAAACTCGTCTGGACGGCCGCGGAGTTCCCGCTGCTCGCTATCGTCGACCTCTTTGGCCAGGACACCGTCTCGGCCTACGTCATCGCCCGCCGGATCTGGGGGTTGATGAACACGCCCGGCTGGGGCTTCGGACTCGCGGCCTCGAGTCTCGTCGGCCAGGAACTCGGTACCGGCGACGAGCGACGCGCCGAACGGTTCGGCACGGAGATCGTCCTGTTCGCTACTGCAGTCTACGCGGTCGGTGCCGTGATCGTCTTTGCGTTCGCCGAGCCGATCGTCCTCCTGTTTACCGACGACCCTGCCGAGCTCGCCGTCGGGACGACGGTGGCGCTCGTCCAGGTCGCCTGTTTCGCTATCCTCCTGAAAGGCGTCGCGACGGGGGCCTCGGGTGCGCTCAAGGCCAGTGGCGACACCAAGTGGCCGTTTTACAGCCAGTTGCTCGGCATGTTCGGACTCGCAATTCCGTTCGCCTATCTCGGTGCGGCCGGACTCACGCTCCCGTCGGCAACGGTTCCGGTCCTCGAGGTGACAGTTCCCGGCGTCTCGATCGCACCGATCGGTCTGCTAGGGCTGTATCTGGCTTTCCTCGCCGAAACGCTCGTTCCAGCGGTGATCAACTACTACCGGTTCTGGACCGGCCGCTGGAAGGAGATCAGTCGAGGCTACCGACCGGATGCAGCCCCCAGTGACGACTGA